A window of Campylobacter lari subsp. lari contains these coding sequences:
- the rplI gene encoding 50S ribosomal protein L9 yields MKVLLIKDVKSLGKAGEVKEVKDGYGQNFLIAKGFAKAATHEVLKQYEAEQKKKAENLRFELANLEKLKEELSKITICIAKPVGANGSLFGGITKDEIAHALKEQKNIEIDKKSLECDTIKELGMHEISIKLGHAIHAKFKLEVKGE; encoded by the coding sequence ATGAAAGTATTGTTAATTAAAGATGTAAAAAGTTTAGGAAAAGCTGGAGAAGTAAAAGAAGTAAAAGATGGGTATGGACAAAATTTTTTAATAGCAAAAGGTTTTGCAAAAGCTGCTACACATGAAGTTTTAAAACAATATGAAGCAGAGCAAAAGAAAAAGGCAGAAAATTTAAGATTTGAGCTTGCAAATTTGGAAAAATTAAAAGAAGAATTATCTAAAATCACTATTTGTATAGCTAAGCCTGTGGGGGCTAATGGAAGCTTATTTGGTGGGATCACTAAAGATGAAATTGCACATGCACTTAAAGAACAAAAAAATATAGAAATTGATAAAAAATCTTTAGAGTGTGATACCATAAAAGAACTTGGTATGCATGAAATTTCTATAAAATTAGGCCATGCAATTCATGCTAAATTTAAGTTAGAGGTTAAAGGGGAGTAA
- the hslV gene encoding ATP-dependent protease subunit HslV produces the protein MFHATTILAYKGKNKSVIGGDGQVSFGNTVLKNNAVKIRKLNNGKVLAGFAGSTADAFNLFDMFEKLLSSSKGDLLKAAIDFSKEWRKDKYLRKLEAMMLVLDRNHIFLLSGTGDVVEPEDGAIAAIGSGGNYALSAARALAKYSKLDEENLVKESLQIAGEICIYTNTNIKTYVIEDDK, from the coding sequence ATGTTTCACGCAACTACTATTTTAGCTTATAAGGGCAAAAATAAATCAGTTATTGGTGGTGATGGTCAAGTAAGCTTTGGAAATACTGTTTTAAAAAATAATGCAGTGAAAATTAGAAAATTAAATAATGGAAAAGTGTTAGCAGGTTTTGCAGGAAGCACTGCTGATGCTTTTAATCTTTTTGATATGTTTGAAAAACTCCTTTCTAGTTCTAAGGGTGATTTATTAAAGGCTGCAATTGATTTTTCAAAAGAATGGCGTAAAGATAAATATTTAAGAAAATTAGAAGCTATGATGCTAGTATTAGATAGAAATCATATATTTTTGCTTTCTGGAACTGGAGATGTGGTTGAGCCTGAAGATGGTGCTATAGCTGCTATTGGAAGTGGAGGAAATTACGCACTTTCTGCTGCTAGGGCTTTAGCTAAGTATTCTAAATTAGATGAAGAAAATTTGGTAAAAGAAAGCTTGCAAATAGCTGGTGAAATTTGCATTTATACTAATACAAATATTAAAACTTATGTAATTGAGGATGATAAATGA
- the hslU gene encoding ATP-dependent protease ATPase subunit HslU, translating to MNLTPKEIVNFLDDYVIGQKNAKKIIAIALRNRYRRMQLSPELQDDIMPKNILMIGSTGVGKTEIARRLAKMMGLPFVKVEASKYTEVGFVGRDVESMVRDLANAALNLVKQEEKEKNQEKINEYIENKILEKLLPPLPKGISEEKEQEYKNSLEKMRVKLKAGDLDDSIIEVEISQSVFDTNPNLPPEMGAMQDIVKVIGVGSKKVKKEMKVKDAKNALAQEASEKILDMESIKSEALRRAENEGIIFIDEIDKVAVSSSNSNRQDPSKEGVQRDLLPIVEGSTIQTKFGPLKTDHILFIAAGAFHLSKPSDLIPELQGRFPLRVELDSLDEDALYAILTRPKNSLLTQYIELLKTEKVELVFEDAAIKEIAKIASKANEEMQDIGARRLHTVVEKLLEDISFEADEYAGKVYKIDDFKVQVKLGDIVENKDLARYIL from the coding sequence ATGAATTTAACCCCAAAAGAAATTGTAAATTTTTTAGATGATTATGTAATTGGTCAAAAAAACGCTAAAAAAATCATAGCAATTGCTTTGAGAAATCGTTATAGAAGAATGCAACTTAGCCCTGAACTTCAAGATGATATCATGCCTAAAAATATTTTAATGATAGGCTCAACTGGTGTGGGAAAAACAGAAATTGCAAGAAGATTAGCTAAGATGATGGGGCTTCCATTTGTTAAGGTTGAAGCAAGTAAATATACTGAAGTTGGGTTTGTTGGGCGCGATGTTGAAAGTATGGTTAGGGATTTAGCAAATGCTGCTTTAAATTTAGTAAAACAAGAAGAAAAAGAAAAAAATCAAGAAAAAATTAATGAATATATAGAAAATAAAATACTTGAAAAACTTTTACCGCCTTTACCAAAAGGTATTAGCGAAGAAAAAGAACAAGAATATAAAAATTCTTTAGAAAAAATGCGCGTAAAATTAAAAGCTGGTGATTTAGATGATAGTATTATCGAAGTAGAAATTTCTCAAAGTGTATTTGATACAAACCCAAATTTACCACCTGAAATGGGTGCTATGCAAGATATAGTGAAAGTAATTGGTGTTGGTAGTAAAAAAGTTAAAAAAGAAATGAAAGTTAAAGATGCTAAAAATGCTCTAGCTCAAGAAGCAAGTGAAAAAATACTTGATATGGAAAGCATTAAAAGCGAGGCTTTAAGAAGAGCTGAAAATGAAGGAATTATTTTTATCGATGAGATAGATAAAGTAGCGGTTTCAAGCTCAAATTCAAACCGCCAAGATCCAAGCAAAGAAGGGGTGCAAAGGGATTTACTTCCTATAGTTGAAGGTAGCACTATACAAACTAAATTTGGACCTTTAAAAACTGATCATATTTTATTTATAGCAGCTGGAGCTTTTCATTTGAGCAAACCAAGCGATTTAATCCCTGAGCTTCAAGGGCGTTTTCCATTAAGAGTAGAACTTGATAGTCTTGATGAAGATGCTTTATATGCTATTTTAACAAGACCTAAAAATTCTTTACTTACTCAATATATAGAACTTTTAAAAACTGAAAAAGTTGAACTTGTATTTGAAGATGCTGCAATTAAAGAAATTGCAAAAATCGCAAGCAAGGCAAATGAAGAAATGCAAGATATAGGTGCTAGACGCTTACATACTGTCGTGGAAAAACTTTTAGAAGATATTAGCTTTGAAGCAGATGAATATGCTGGAAAAGTATATAAAATAGATGATTTTAAAGTGCAAGTTAAACTTGGAGATATCGTAGAAAATAAAGATCTTGCTAGGTATATTTTGTGA
- the era gene encoding GTPase Era — MKSGFVSIVGRTNAGKSSILNSLLEEKIAMVSHKQNATRRKINAIIMHEKNQVIFIDTPGLHASSKAMNQLMIDLAIKSIADCDVILFVASIYDDIIDYENFLKLNPKVPHIVLINKVDLADKKTLLSKLAQYNQFSSYFSAIIPYSIKQKFHKKILLDELVKYLPEHPYYFDPEFITTTNEKDIYRDFILEAIYENLSDEIPYTTEVRIDKIKELKTIYYINATIISSTNSHKGMILGKDGATIKRIGKEARVKIEKLAQKKVMLKLFVQLEKNWHKNEQNLKKILYDE; from the coding sequence GTGAAAAGTGGCTTTGTAAGTATTGTAGGTAGAACTAATGCTGGAAAAAGTTCTATTTTAAATTCTTTATTAGAAGAAAAAATTGCAATGGTTTCTCATAAGCAAAATGCAACAAGGAGAAAAATCAATGCAATTATAATGCATGAAAAAAACCAAGTGATATTTATAGATACACCTGGTTTACATGCAAGCTCTAAGGCTATGAATCAGCTTATGATAGATTTAGCGATTAAAAGTATTGCAGATTGTGATGTGATATTATTTGTTGCAAGTATTTATGATGATATTATTGATTATGAAAATTTTTTAAAATTAAATCCAAAAGTTCCTCATATTGTATTAATTAATAAAGTTGATTTAGCAGATAAAAAAACCTTGCTTTCAAAATTAGCTCAATATAATCAATTTAGTTCTTATTTTAGCGCTATTATCCCCTATTCTATTAAGCAAAAATTTCATAAAAAAATTTTACTTGATGAGCTTGTTAAATATTTGCCCGAGCATCCATATTATTTTGATCCAGAATTTATTACTACTACAAATGAAAAAGATATTTATAGAGATTTTATACTTGAAGCAATCTATGAAAATTTAAGCGATGAAATTCCATATACTACTGAAGTTAGAATTGATAAAATTAAAGAGTTAAAAACTATTTATTATATCAATGCAACCATTATTAGCTCTACTAATTCTCACAAAGGAATGATATTAGGTAAAGATGGTGCTACAATTAAGCGTATAGGTAAGGAAGCTAGGGTTAAAATAGAAAAATTAGCGCAAAAAAAGGTAATGTTAAAATTATTTGTTCAACTTGAGAAAAATTGGCATAAAAACGAGCAAAACCTTAAGAAAATTCTTTATGATGAGTAA
- the fliS gene encoding flagellar export chaperone FliS: MLNSAVYNAYSQNQTGVESQEKLIEMLYSGILRFSSRIKIAIQNENIEERVYYVKRASAIFIELLNCLDYEKGGEVAHYLSGLYTRELQLLSLANIENSQERVDEVINVVKGLLEAWREVHQK, encoded by the coding sequence ATGCTAAATAGTGCAGTTTATAATGCATATTCACAAAACCAAACCGGAGTAGAATCTCAAGAAAAATTAATCGAGATGTTATATAGTGGGATTTTACGTTTTTCTAGTAGAATAAAAATAGCCATACAAAATGAAAATATAGAAGAAAGAGTATATTATGTAAAAAGAGCTAGTGCTATTTTTATCGAGCTACTTAACTGTCTTGATTATGAAAAAGGTGGTGAAGTAGCACACTACCTTAGTGGCTTGTATACTAGAGAATTACAACTTCTTTCCTTGGCAAATATTGAAAATAGCCAAGAAAGAGTAGATGAAGTGATAAATGTGGTTAAAGGCTTATTGGAAGCTTGGAGAGAAGTACATCAAAAATGA
- the fliD gene encoding flagellar filament capping protein FliD has protein sequence MAVGSLGSLGIGSGVLTSDTLNKLKEAEMNAHLGLYNSQLETNTSRQKDLAELEAKLLAFQTAVNSLGDTSQFNKKKVSPSVSGDSAAASLVVGSLSNLTNMKVIVDQLAQKDVYQSNGFRDKTATVMSSLGIEGGKDGKTSFTITQDGKDYKIDIDKSTTVAQLAEKINAATGGKIEAKLVNTGDRDNPYRLVVQSTETGAKNNISFSGDEKLLEGLGWGLDKNSISAGGLYGFRPSGQSEKKDTITGSISELSPLNIEDLKKQKLLGEGEKTSFTFVIKNGERYDRFTINIDENTTYESLAEDLRKQTNGKVELKIEDGGKLSFRATNGGDLSIFDGGYAIDKDGNIDTSNYQRDPLATRLLSDKFGITLDTSTPQGYNVKADNENHIQKGMDAIFSVDGVKMTRPTNTITDIGPDITLELKQKGEISFNVTQDTESIAQSLESLATAYNDLMINLNAATKYDPDAGTKGNFVGVSEIYNIKSQINNILLQTITVDGTVIVGDSDSSEGIKVSSKVSLSLADYGLTLNDGVLTFDSGKFNSKFNEDPQMAEKFFVGSNGFEDIDLVGDRVSGLGDENIEFKEGNFTITYNDETIDLSKTANGDPFTLTGADDIEKAKNLVEHINSFGLEGLEASFEIINQGKDGQQIQFKIKGTSGSNLEIKGDSEFLKKFGLSSRTIYSVYKEETGTFGVLKNTMGEIMGSDGSFGGYKESLTKESKNLNETIESTKKTIEDRYDTMWSRWAAYDGIIAKLNNQASVIANMINAANNQNS, from the coding sequence ATGGCAGTAGGTAGTTTAGGAAGTTTAGGGATAGGTTCAGGTGTTTTAACAAGTGATACTTTAAATAAACTCAAAGAAGCAGAAATGAATGCGCATTTAGGTCTTTATAACTCACAGCTTGAAACTAATACTTCAAGACAAAAAGACTTAGCAGAGCTTGAAGCGAAATTACTTGCTTTCCAAACTGCTGTTAATAGCCTAGGGGATACCTCTCAGTTTAACAAAAAGAAAGTATCTCCTAGTGTAAGTGGAGATAGTGCTGCTGCGAGCTTAGTAGTGGGATCCTTATCTAACCTTACCAATATGAAAGTAATCGTAGATCAATTAGCCCAAAAAGATGTGTATCAAAGTAATGGCTTTAGAGATAAAACCGCCACGGTTATGAGTAGTTTAGGTATAGAAGGCGGTAAAGATGGCAAAACTTCTTTTACTATCACCCAAGATGGAAAAGACTACAAGATCGACATAGACAAAAGCACAACTGTGGCTCAGCTTGCTGAAAAGATCAACGCAGCCACCGGTGGTAAAATAGAAGCTAAACTTGTCAATACCGGAGACAGAGACAATCCATACCGCTTAGTCGTACAAAGCACCGAAACAGGGGCAAAAAATAACATCTCTTTTTCAGGCGATGAAAAGCTTTTAGAGGGCCTAGGTTGGGGGCTTGATAAAAACAGCATTAGCGCGGGTGGTTTGTATGGGTTTAGACCTAGTGGACAAAGCGAAAAAAAAGACACTATAACAGGAAGCATCTCAGAATTATCACCTCTTAATATTGAAGATCTTAAAAAGCAAAAACTTTTAGGTGAAGGAGAAAAAACTTCTTTTACTTTTGTTATAAAAAATGGTGAAAGATATGATAGATTTACCATTAATATTGATGAAAATACCACCTATGAAAGTCTTGCTGAGGATTTAAGAAAACAAACCAATGGAAAAGTTGAACTTAAAATAGAAGATGGTGGCAAACTTTCCTTTAGAGCTACCAATGGTGGTGATTTGAGTATATTTGATGGGGGCTATGCGATTGATAAAGATGGTAATATCGACACAAGCAACTATCAAAGAGATCCTTTAGCTACAAGATTACTCAGCGATAAGTTTGGAATCACTTTAGATACAAGTACACCACAAGGTTACAATGTAAAAGCAGACAATGAAAATCACATTCAAAAAGGTATGGATGCTATCTTTAGTGTAGATGGTGTGAAGATGACAAGACCAACCAACACTATCACTGACATAGGTCCTGACATCACTTTGGAGTTAAAACAAAAAGGTGAGATTAGTTTCAATGTCACTCAAGATACAGAATCCATCGCGCAGTCTTTAGAAAGCCTAGCCACAGCTTATAATGACTTGATGATCAATCTTAATGCAGCAACAAAGTATGATCCAGATGCAGGAACAAAAGGAAATTTTGTTGGTGTTAGTGAAATTTATAATATCAAATCTCAAATCAACAACATCTTACTTCAAACCATCACCGTTGATGGGACAGTCATCGTTGGTGATAGCGACAGCTCAGAAGGGATTAAAGTTTCTTCAAAGGTAAGCTTGTCTTTGGCAGATTATGGTTTGACTTTAAATGATGGGGTTTTGACTTTTGATTCAGGTAAGTTTAACTCTAAATTTAATGAAGATCCGCAAATGGCTGAAAAATTTTTCGTAGGAAGCAATGGTTTTGAAGATATTGATCTAGTGGGCGATAGGGTGAGTGGACTTGGTGACGAAAATATAGAATTTAAAGAAGGTAATTTTACCATCACTTATAATGATGAAACGATTGATTTAAGCAAAACAGCAAATGGAGATCCTTTTACACTTACTGGTGCTGATGATATAGAAAAAGCTAAAAATCTAGTAGAACATATCAATAGTTTTGGCTTAGAAGGTTTAGAAGCTAGTTTTGAAATCATCAACCAAGGTAAAGATGGACAACAAATCCAATTTAAAATCAAAGGAACTTCAGGTAGCAACCTTGAAATCAAGGGCGATAGTGAATTTTTGAAAAAATTTGGCTTAAGCTCTAGAACTATTTACTCAGTTTATAAAGAAGAAACAGGAACCTTTGGGGTGCTAAAAAATACCATGGGTGAAATTATGGGTTCTGATGGCTCATTTGGTGGTTATAAAGAATCTCTAACAAAAGAATCTAAAAACCTAAATGAAACCATTGAATCAACTAAAAAAACTATAGAAGATAGATATGATACGATGTGGTCTAGATGGGCTGCTTATGATGGTATCATCGCGAAATTAAACAATCAAGCAAGCGTTATTGCAAATATGATTAATGCAGCAAATAATCAAAATTCTTAA
- a CDS encoding FlaG family protein, whose translation MDIGNIQRDASITHFNTKGAEKTSQQESKQQIDLKDQDENLNDKLKNATEKLNQQMETLETNVRFAYNDKINEMYVNVTEKDTGRLIRKIPSEEVMKLIEHFKGVIGTIFDKES comes from the coding sequence ATGGACATTGGTAACATTCAAAGAGATGCAAGTATCACTCATTTTAATACAAAGGGTGCAGAAAAAACATCTCAACAAGAAAGCAAGCAACAAATTGATTTAAAAGATCAAGATGAGAATTTAAACGATAAGTTGAAAAATGCAACAGAAAAGTTAAACCAGCAAATGGAAACTTTAGAAACAAATGTGCGTTTTGCGTACAATGATAAAATCAACGAAATGTATGTGAATGTGACCGAAAAAGATACTGGCAGGCTCATACGCAAAATTCCTAGTGAAGAGGTTATGAAGCTGATAGAGCATTTTAAAGGTGTTATTGGCACTATTTTTGATAAGGAGAGTTAA
- a CDS encoding menaquinone biosynthesis decarboxylase yields the protein MQKFIELLEKNHLLKIINDPVDVDLEMAHLAYIEVKKEDSKALLFTNAVKDGRKYDYPVLLNTFCNEKALNLAFTRSYEDVASEISSLLKMHIPQSFGAKLNFFKTLFGLKNIPPKRIKKDGEFNYKSLNSLYDIPILKTWEKDAAPFITMGQVYTQSLDGKQNNLGMYRLQVVDDKTLLMHWQIHKDASHFFHEYKKANKKMPVSIAIGGDPLYIWCAQAPLPKGIFELLLYGFIKKKPAILAKCKSNDLFVPYDSDFVIEGFVDPNEFAPEGPFGDHTGFYTPVELCPVLKVEKIFAKKNAIYQATVVGKPPLEDKYMGLGTERVFLPLLQTNAPDLIDYNMPENGVFHNLILAKIEAKYPAHAKQIMHTFWGVGQMSFVKHAIFVDENAPSLKDYDKLIPYILDRFDEEKLLISEGICDQLDHASSTYCYGGKAGLDACGDEKKVELEILKDETLLQLFKEKDSSILNLKQFYTQTFTPISVVLIDKKEKIAQVFEKLQIYKKHFRILAFLDQDAILENPYMLVWRIVNNIDAKRDIFIKKDCIGIDATNKGLLEDYYKAWPLMTNCSKEVINKLIAKKLLPNDEKFFKKFEIF from the coding sequence ATGCAAAAATTTATAGAACTTTTAGAAAAAAATCATCTATTAAAAATTATCAACGATCCTGTTGATGTTGATCTTGAAATGGCACATCTTGCCTATATAGAAGTTAAAAAAGAAGATTCCAAAGCCTTACTTTTTACCAATGCAGTTAAAGATGGTAGAAAATATGATTACCCTGTGCTTTTAAATACATTTTGCAATGAAAAAGCTTTAAATTTAGCTTTTACAAGATCTTATGAAGATGTAGCTAGTGAAATTAGTTCCTTGCTAAAAATGCACATACCACAAAGTTTTGGTGCAAAATTAAATTTTTTCAAAACCTTATTTGGCTTAAAAAATATCCCACCAAAGCGTATTAAAAAAGATGGAGAATTTAACTACAAAAGTTTAAATTCATTATATGATATACCTATTTTAAAAACTTGGGAAAAAGACGCTGCACCTTTTATCACCATGGGACAAGTTTACACTCAAAGTTTAGATGGTAAACAAAATAACCTTGGGATGTATCGCTTGCAAGTTGTTGATGATAAAACTTTGCTTATGCATTGGCAAATTCACAAAGATGCGAGTCATTTTTTTCATGAGTATAAAAAAGCAAATAAAAAAATGCCAGTAAGCATAGCAATAGGCGGGGATCCTTTATATATTTGGTGTGCTCAAGCACCTTTACCTAAAGGAATTTTTGAACTTTTACTTTATGGCTTTATCAAGAAAAAACCTGCGATTTTGGCAAAATGCAAAAGCAATGATCTTTTTGTGCCTTATGATAGTGATTTTGTTATCGAGGGTTTTGTAGATCCAAATGAATTTGCACCTGAGGGGCCTTTTGGAGATCACACAGGATTTTACACTCCGGTTGAGCTTTGCCCTGTATTAAAAGTAGAGAAAATCTTTGCTAAAAAAAATGCAATCTATCAAGCAACTGTTGTTGGAAAACCTCCATTAGAAGATAAATACATGGGACTTGGAACAGAAAGAGTTTTTTTACCTTTACTTCAGACAAATGCTCCTGATTTGATAGATTATAACATGCCTGAAAATGGGGTATTTCACAACTTAATCTTAGCCAAAATAGAAGCAAAATACCCAGCACATGCAAAACAAATCATGCATACATTTTGGGGGGTAGGGCAAATGAGCTTTGTTAAACATGCTATTTTTGTAGATGAAAACGCACCTTCATTAAAAGACTATGACAAACTCATACCTTATATACTCGATCGTTTTGATGAAGAAAAATTACTCATTAGTGAAGGAATTTGCGATCAATTAGATCATGCTTCAAGTACTTATTGTTATGGCGGGAAAGCAGGGCTTGATGCATGTGGTGATGAAAAAAAAGTAGAACTAGAAATTTTAAAAGATGAAACTTTGCTTCAATTATTTAAAGAAAAAGATTCAAGTATTTTAAATTTAAAACAATTCTACACTCAAACTTTCACACCAATTAGTGTGGTTTTGATTGATAAAAAAGAAAAAATTGCTCAAGTATTTGAAAAACTACAAATTTATAAAAAACACTTTAGAATTTTAGCCTTTTTAGATCAAGATGCTATTTTAGAAAACCCTTACATGCTAGTATGGCGTATCGTAAACAATATCGATGCAAAAAGAGACATTTTTATAAAAAAAGATTGTATTGGTATTGATGCGACAAATAAAGGTTTACTAGAAGATTATTATAAAGCATGGCCTTTAATGACTAATTGTTCTAAAGAGGTTATTAATAAGCTCATTGCAAAAAAATTACTCCCTAACGATGAAAAATTCTTCAAAAAGTTTGAAATTTTTTAA
- the hemC gene encoding hydroxymethylbilane synthase — protein MQLIIATRKSQLALWQSEYIKNKLSQTHSDLEISLEGFKTKGDVLLDSPLAKIGGKGLFTKELEESMLRGDSHLAVHSLKDVPSFFPKGLVLAAISKREEVNDAFLSEYYESLNALPKGAKVGTTSLRRRMQLLALRPDLNIISLRGNINSRLEKLKAKEFDAIILALAGIKRLGLDKTIKYVKAFELDEMIPAASQGALGIESIDDKQILKYLECLNDKNAFIETHIERDFIKTLEGGCQVPIGINAKIIDEKIEIRAIVGLPDASKLLKEKRVIKKQDYVNAGELLAKEMIAKGAREILKEAESMI, from the coding sequence ATGCAATTAATCATCGCAACAAGAAAAAGCCAACTTGCATTATGGCAAAGCGAATATATAAAAAACAAATTATCCCAAACACATTCTGATTTAGAAATTTCTTTAGAGGGTTTTAAAACTAAAGGTGATGTTTTACTTGATTCACCTTTAGCTAAAATAGGCGGAAAAGGACTTTTCACAAAAGAACTTGAAGAAAGTATGCTAAGAGGTGATTCGCATTTAGCTGTACATAGCTTAAAAGATGTACCTAGTTTTTTCCCAAAAGGTTTAGTTTTGGCTGCTATTTCAAAAAGAGAAGAAGTAAATGATGCTTTTTTAAGTGAGTATTATGAGAGCTTAAATGCCCTCCCAAAAGGTGCAAAAGTAGGCACTACAAGCCTTAGAAGAAGAATGCAACTTTTAGCACTAAGACCTGATTTAAATATCATTTCTTTAAGAGGCAATATTAACTCGCGCTTAGAAAAACTTAAAGCAAAAGAATTTGATGCAATCATCTTGGCATTAGCTGGTATCAAACGTTTAGGTTTAGACAAAACAATTAAATATGTCAAAGCTTTTGAGCTTGATGAGATGATACCCGCAGCTTCCCAAGGAGCCTTAGGTATAGAAAGCATTGATGATAAACAAATTTTAAAATACCTTGAATGCTTAAATGACAAAAATGCCTTTATAGAAACTCATATAGAAAGAGACTTTATCAAAACCTTAGAAGGTGGTTGCCAAGTACCTATAGGTATTAATGCAAAAATCATTGATGAAAAAATAGAAATTCGCGCCATAGTAGGCCTACCTGATGCAAGTAAATTGCTAAAAGAAAAAAGAGTTATTAAAAAACAAGATTATGTTAATGCAGGTGAACTTTTGGCTAAAGAAATGATAGCAAAAGGGGCAAGAGAAATTTTAAAAGAAGCAGAGAGTATGATATAA
- a CDS encoding FxsA family protein produces the protein MMIKTNLSAFLILELIASILFITFFGFLNFFMIVFASMFLGAMFLAKTWTNLITMQNTNTNLFGMIKLFSLTIVGILLLIPGILSTFLGILLLFFMMVLKLFTKQKKKNHQTNNEEEIIDVEIIQEHKKCN, from the coding sequence ATGATGATAAAAACAAATTTAAGTGCATTTTTAATTTTAGAATTAATTGCTAGTATTTTATTTATAACCTTTTTTGGATTTTTAAATTTTTTTATGATAGTTTTTGCAAGCATGTTTTTAGGAGCAATGTTTTTAGCAAAGACTTGGACCAATCTCATCACTATGCAAAATACTAATACTAATTTATTTGGTATGATTAAATTATTTTCTTTAACCATAGTAGGAATTTTACTTTTAATACCAGGAATTTTAAGCACATTTTTAGGAATTTTACTCTTATTTTTCATGATGGTGTTAAAACTTTTTACAAAACAAAAGAAAAAAAATCATCAAACAAATAATGAAGAAGAAATCATAGATGTAGAAATCATACAGGAGCATAAAAAATGCAATTAA